The proteins below are encoded in one region of Lactuca sativa cultivar Salinas chromosome 3, Lsat_Salinas_v11, whole genome shotgun sequence:
- the LOC111886163 gene encoding nuclear poly(A) polymerase 4 isoform X2: MVGSEKENGSSPAPPSQKAEVKKKYGVMNPISYAGPTEADLHRNSLLEKLLMESGIYESMEETARREEVLRRLDQIIKDWVKQLTRQKGYTEKMVEEANGIVRTFGSYRLGVHGPNADIDTLCIGPSYVTREHDFFVILHNILLEMEEVSDLQPVNDAHVPVMKFKFQGISIDLLYASVSLLIVPEDLDISQNSVLYNTDEKTVRSLNGCRVADQILKLVPNVENFCTTLRCLKFWAKRRGVYSNVTGFLGGVNWALLVAQVCQLYPNAIPSMLVSRFFRVYTNWRWPNPVMLCPIEEDDLGFNVWDPRKWSRDRTHLMPIITPAYPCMNSSYNVSASTLRVMVEQFLFGNKVCEEIELNKANWSCLFEPSLFFESYKNYLQVDIVAADADDLLAWRGWVESRLRLLTLKIERDTDGMLQCHPFPNEYIDTSKPCAHCAFFMGLQRQPGVKVQEGQQFDIRATVDEFKQGVNSYNLWRPGMDIFVSHVRRRQLPSYIFPEGYKRQRQLRHTTATPEGSSSPSSEKRFKRKHDASSGHGKPKKTSFGSPECVGIGGSSIPVNSGIEDLACESSITQKVVLESEDGANPESMQPSAIRLSLESTA; this comes from the exons ATGGTGGGGTCTGAGAAAGAAAATGGTTCTTCACCAGCACCACCGTCACAGAAGGCGGAAGTGAAGAAGAAGTATGGTGTCATGAACCCAATATCATATGCGGGACCCACTGAGGCTGACCTTCACAGGAATTCACTCTTGGAAAAG CTTTTGATGGAGTCAGGGATATATGAGAGCATGGAAGAAACCGCAAGGAGAGAAGAGGTTCTTCGTCGTCTGGATCAG ATTATTAAAGATTGGGTGAAGCAGTTAACACGCCAAAAAGGGTACACAGAAAAAATGGTTGAGGAGGCAAATGGTATTGTACGTACCTTTGGGTCTTATCGCCTAGGG GTACATGGTCCTAATGCTGATATTGATACACTATGCATTGGGCCCTCATATGTGACTCGAGAG CatgatttttttgttatattgCATAATATTCTGTTGGAGATGGAAGAAGTATCAGATCTTCAGCCAGTTAATGATGCACATGTTCCTGTGATGAAGTTCAAATTCCAAGGAATATCCATTGATCTTCTTTATGCCAGTGTATCTCTATTGATTGTTCCAGAA GATTTGGACATCTCTCAAAATTCTGTGTTGTACAACACTGATGAGAAAACGGTTCGAAGTCTTAATGGATGTCGGGTTGCTGATCAAATACTTAAACTTGTTCCAAATGTAGAG AACTTCTGCACCACACTTAGATGCTTAAAGTTTTGGGCTAAGAGGCGTGGCGTTTATTCTAAT GTTACTGGATTTCTTGGTGGAGTGAATTGGGCTCTTTTAGTTGCTCAGGTATGCCAGCTTTATCCCAATGCAATACCTAGTATGCTGGTTTCCCGTTTTTTCAGAGTCTATACCAACTGGCGTTGGCCAAACCCTGTCATGCTATGCCCAATCGAAGAGGATGATCTTGGATTTAACGTGTGGGACCCACGGAAATGGTCCCGTGATCGAACCCATCTCATGCCCATCATCACTCCCGCATACCCATGCATGAACTCTAGCTACAATGTTTCCGCAAGTACCCTTCGTGTTATGGTGGAGCAGTTCCTTTTCGGAAATAAGGTTTGCGAG GAGATTGAGTTGAACAAAGCAAACTGGAGCTGTCTGTTTGAGCCTTCTCTTTTTTTCGAGTCGTATAAAAACTACTTGCAGGTAGACATTGTAGCTGCAGATGCGGATGATCTTCTTGCATGGAGGGGATGGGTGGAATCCCGCCTTAGATTACTTACTTTGAAG ATCGAACGTGATACAGACGGGATGTTACAATGCCACCCTTTCCCAAACGAATACATCGATACATCAAAACCATGTGCCCATTGTGCTTTTTTTATGGGTCTTCAAAGGCAACCTGGAGTCAAAGTTCAAGAAGGTCAACAATTTGATATCCGGGCAACCGTAGATGAGTTTAAGCAAGGGGTAAACAGTTACAACCTTTGGAGACCTGGAATGGACATTTTTGTGTCTCATGTACGTAGGAGACAACTTCCTTCATACATTTTTCCTGAAGGGTATAAACGTCAAAGACAATTAAGGCAtactactgctactcctgaaggcTCAAGCTCTCCTTCATCTGAGAAGCGTTTCAAGAGGAAACATGATGCTTCTTCTGGACATGGAAAACCAAAGAAAACGTCTTTTGGGAGCCCGGAATGTGTGGGGATTGGAGGGAGTAGCATTCCGGTGAACTCCGGAATTGAAGATCTTGCTTGTGAG TCTTCAATTACACAAAAGGTGGTATTGGAGTCCGAAGATGGAGCAAATCCCGAATCAATGCAGCCATCTGCAATAAG GTTGAGCCTGGAATCAACGGCTTAA
- the LOC111886163 gene encoding nuclear poly(A) polymerase 4 isoform X1, producing the protein MIQSFGCFEMVGSEKENGSSPAPPSQKAEVKKKYGVMNPISYAGPTEADLHRNSLLEKLLMESGIYESMEETARREEVLRRLDQIIKDWVKQLTRQKGYTEKMVEEANGIVRTFGSYRLGVHGPNADIDTLCIGPSYVTREHDFFVILHNILLEMEEVSDLQPVNDAHVPVMKFKFQGISIDLLYASVSLLIVPEDLDISQNSVLYNTDEKTVRSLNGCRVADQILKLVPNVENFCTTLRCLKFWAKRRGVYSNVTGFLGGVNWALLVAQVCQLYPNAIPSMLVSRFFRVYTNWRWPNPVMLCPIEEDDLGFNVWDPRKWSRDRTHLMPIITPAYPCMNSSYNVSASTLRVMVEQFLFGNKVCEEIELNKANWSCLFEPSLFFESYKNYLQVDIVAADADDLLAWRGWVESRLRLLTLKIERDTDGMLQCHPFPNEYIDTSKPCAHCAFFMGLQRQPGVKVQEGQQFDIRATVDEFKQGVNSYNLWRPGMDIFVSHVRRRQLPSYIFPEGYKRQRQLRHTTATPEGSSSPSSEKRFKRKHDASSGHGKPKKTSFGSPECVGIGGSSIPVNSGIEDLACESSITQKVVLESEDGANPESMQPSAIRLSLESTA; encoded by the exons ATGATTCAG AGTTTTGGTTGCTTTGAGATGGTGGGGTCTGAGAAAGAAAATGGTTCTTCACCAGCACCACCGTCACAGAAGGCGGAAGTGAAGAAGAAGTATGGTGTCATGAACCCAATATCATATGCGGGACCCACTGAGGCTGACCTTCACAGGAATTCACTCTTGGAAAAG CTTTTGATGGAGTCAGGGATATATGAGAGCATGGAAGAAACCGCAAGGAGAGAAGAGGTTCTTCGTCGTCTGGATCAG ATTATTAAAGATTGGGTGAAGCAGTTAACACGCCAAAAAGGGTACACAGAAAAAATGGTTGAGGAGGCAAATGGTATTGTACGTACCTTTGGGTCTTATCGCCTAGGG GTACATGGTCCTAATGCTGATATTGATACACTATGCATTGGGCCCTCATATGTGACTCGAGAG CatgatttttttgttatattgCATAATATTCTGTTGGAGATGGAAGAAGTATCAGATCTTCAGCCAGTTAATGATGCACATGTTCCTGTGATGAAGTTCAAATTCCAAGGAATATCCATTGATCTTCTTTATGCCAGTGTATCTCTATTGATTGTTCCAGAA GATTTGGACATCTCTCAAAATTCTGTGTTGTACAACACTGATGAGAAAACGGTTCGAAGTCTTAATGGATGTCGGGTTGCTGATCAAATACTTAAACTTGTTCCAAATGTAGAG AACTTCTGCACCACACTTAGATGCTTAAAGTTTTGGGCTAAGAGGCGTGGCGTTTATTCTAAT GTTACTGGATTTCTTGGTGGAGTGAATTGGGCTCTTTTAGTTGCTCAGGTATGCCAGCTTTATCCCAATGCAATACCTAGTATGCTGGTTTCCCGTTTTTTCAGAGTCTATACCAACTGGCGTTGGCCAAACCCTGTCATGCTATGCCCAATCGAAGAGGATGATCTTGGATTTAACGTGTGGGACCCACGGAAATGGTCCCGTGATCGAACCCATCTCATGCCCATCATCACTCCCGCATACCCATGCATGAACTCTAGCTACAATGTTTCCGCAAGTACCCTTCGTGTTATGGTGGAGCAGTTCCTTTTCGGAAATAAGGTTTGCGAG GAGATTGAGTTGAACAAAGCAAACTGGAGCTGTCTGTTTGAGCCTTCTCTTTTTTTCGAGTCGTATAAAAACTACTTGCAGGTAGACATTGTAGCTGCAGATGCGGATGATCTTCTTGCATGGAGGGGATGGGTGGAATCCCGCCTTAGATTACTTACTTTGAAG ATCGAACGTGATACAGACGGGATGTTACAATGCCACCCTTTCCCAAACGAATACATCGATACATCAAAACCATGTGCCCATTGTGCTTTTTTTATGGGTCTTCAAAGGCAACCTGGAGTCAAAGTTCAAGAAGGTCAACAATTTGATATCCGGGCAACCGTAGATGAGTTTAAGCAAGGGGTAAACAGTTACAACCTTTGGAGACCTGGAATGGACATTTTTGTGTCTCATGTACGTAGGAGACAACTTCCTTCATACATTTTTCCTGAAGGGTATAAACGTCAAAGACAATTAAGGCAtactactgctactcctgaaggcTCAAGCTCTCCTTCATCTGAGAAGCGTTTCAAGAGGAAACATGATGCTTCTTCTGGACATGGAAAACCAAAGAAAACGTCTTTTGGGAGCCCGGAATGTGTGGGGATTGGAGGGAGTAGCATTCCGGTGAACTCCGGAATTGAAGATCTTGCTTGTGAG TCTTCAATTACACAAAAGGTGGTATTGGAGTCCGAAGATGGAGCAAATCCCGAATCAATGCAGCCATCTGCAATAAG GTTGAGCCTGGAATCAACGGCTTAA
- the LOC111886162 gene encoding receptor-like protein kinase HSL1 — protein MASPSPPHLLSFFVFIFIFIFIFLTSVVSSQQFSTSDQTTLLNLKQQWGNPQSLADWNSTSSPCSWPEVQCRNGSVIMLQLDSKELTGTIPPFICDLQNLENMILHDNLITGEFPRVFYNCSKLVELDIAQNLFFGRLPDDIDRLSQLQIIEFGGNNFTGDIPPAIGNISALTSLFLYQNLFNGSIPPEIGNLSNLETLGLAYNEFADPVIPQEFGKLRSLKVMWMAATNLVGNIPESLSNLTNLTSLDLSLNKLEGEIPPGLFLLTNLDVMFLYLNKLSGNLPSLIQSQNLTQIDIAMNRLNGSIPDDFGKLQKLQVFNLYSNRFSGQIPTSISQIPSLRIFRVFRNNLTGELPPEFGLHSKLESFEVSENNLTGTLPENLCAGGALTGVIVFSNNLTGEIPSSYESCNKVNSIQLYNNNFTGEIPPGVWTLLNLSTLLLTGNSFSGELPGKVAWNLSRFEISDNKFSGQIPSEISSWMKLNVFKASNNLFSGVIPPEFTSLSELSVLYLDGNSLSGELPSQIKSWNSLTILNLARNKLSGDIPSSLGSLPNLLGLDLSENQFSGEIPPELSNLRLTSLNLSSNKLTGKIPSAFDNSAFQNSFFNNPNLCSTSHISNLHSCYTKSSRKKFSPKIIATIVILSSFLLLLAILFTLFMFRDHLKKKPKRTRTTWKLISFHNLDFTEENILSCMTDANLIGSGGSGKVYRIGVGPPRGFVAVKQISNKKFNRDVENEFSSEVQILGSIRHSNIVKLLCCLSNPNSKLLVYEYMENQSLDKWLHGKKRKPEMELRLEPPHFVLDWRRRLQIAIDAAQGLCYMHHDCSPVIVHRDVKSSNILLDSEFKAKIADFGLAQILEKQKPGDDNMASIVGSLGYFAPEYAYTTRINERIDVYSFGVVLLELVTGKEPNGKDGDLNLAEWAWKHHGESDSMVGVCDPEIKDSDTYMEEMSTMFKLGLICTSTLPSSRPSMKDVLEILRRCNPMDELPEEMKEGRDEFDVAPLLKRERSVTGPNENEGVLVSQV, from the exons ATGGCATCGCCGTCGCCACCACATCTCCTCTcattcttcgtcttcatcttcatcttcatcttcatcttcctcacCTCCGTCGTAAGTTCACAACAGTTCTCGACTTCCGACCAAACTACCTTGCTTAACCTCAAGCAACAGTGGGGGAATCCACAGTCACTAGCAGATTGGAACTCCACCTCGTCACCTTGCAGCTGGCCCGAGGTTCAGTGCCGGAATGGCTCCGTCATCATGCTGCAACTCGACAGCAAGGAACTTACCGGAACTATACCGCCGTTTATCTGCGATCTCCAGAACCTGGAAAACATGATTCTCCATGACAATTTAATCACAGGagagtttcctagggttttctataACTGCTCGAAGCTGGTTGAGCTTGATATTGCACAGAACCTGTTCTTCGGAAGGTTACCAGATGACATTGACCGACTATCACAACTCCAAATCATTGAATTTGGGGGTAATAACTTTACCGGCGACATACCTCCGGCAATCGGGAATATTTCGGCGTTGACTTCGTTGTTTTTGTATCAGAATTTGTTTAATGGCAGTATACCTCCGGAGATCGGAAATTTATCCAATCTGGAAACATTAGGTCTGGCGTATAACGAATTTGCAGATCCGGTGATACCGCAGGAGTTTGGAAAATTGAGAAGTTTGAAGGTTATGTGGATGGCGGCGACTAATCTGGTCGGAAATATACCAGAATCATTATCGAATTTGACCAATCTCACATCGTTAGATTTGAGTTTAAACAAGTTGGAAGGTGAAATTCCTCCTGGATTGTTCCTCTTAACAAATctggatgttatgttcttgtaTCTGAACAAATTATCCGGCAACCTTCCCTCCTTGATTCAGTCTCAGAATTTGACTCAAATCGATATCGCCATGAACAGATTGAACGGCTCAATTCCTGATGATTTTGGAAAATTGCAGAAACTGCAGGTTTTCAATTTGTATTCAAATCGATTTTCCGGACAGATTCCAACGAGTATTTCTCAGATTCCATCACTGAGGATCTTCCGGGTCTTTAGAAACAATCTCACCGGAGAATTGCCTCCGGAATTTGGACTTCACTCCAAACTTGAATCATTTGAGGTATCAGAGAACAACCTCACCGGAACGTTGCCGGAGAATTTGTGCGCCGGAGGTGCTTTGACAGGCGTGATTGTTTTCTCAAACAACCTAACAGGAGAGATACCAAGTTCATACGAGAGCTGTAACAAGGTTAACAGTATCCAACTCTATAATAACAACTTCACCGGTGAGATTCCTCCAGGAGTTTGGACATTATTAAATCTTTCAACTTTGCTGCTCACCGGAAACTCATTTTCCGGTGAGCTTCCTGGTAAAGTCGCTTGGAATTTATCTAGATTTGAAATCAGTGACAACAAGTTTTCAGGTCAAATCCCGTCTGAAATCTCTTCTTGGATGAAACTCAACGTGTTCAAAGCTAGTAACAACTTGTTTTCCGGCGTCATCCCACCTGAATTCACTAGTCTTTCAGAGCTATCCGTTCTTTATCTTGACGGAAATTCACTTTCCGGTGAACTCCCATCACAGATCAAGTCCTGGAACTCGCTAACCATTCTGAATCTCGCAAGAAACAAACTTTCCGGCGATATCCCATCTTCACTCGGTTCTTTACCAAATCTTCTTGGACTTGATCTCTCAGAAAACCAATTCTCAGGCGAAATCCCACCTGAATTGAGTAATCTCAGACTTACCAGTTTGAATCTATCTTCCAACAAACTAACCGGAAAAATTCCCTCCGCTTTTGATAACTCCGCGTTTCAGAACAGTTTCTTCAACAATCCAAATCTCTGTTCCACTTCCCATATCTCCAATCTCCATAGCTGTTACACCAAAAGCTCCAGGAAGAAATTTTCGCCCAAAATCATCGCCACAATCGTCATTTTATCATCCTTCCTTCTACTCCTCGCGATCCTCTTCACATTGTTCATGTTCCGAGACCACTTAAAAAAGAAGCCTAAACGGACTCGAACGACATGGAAACTTATCTCCTTCCACAATCTCGATTTCACCGAAGAAAACATCTTATCCTGCATGACCGACGCCAATCTAATCGGCTCCGGTGGTTCCGGTAAAGTCTACCGAATCGGGGTCGGTCCGCCTCGAGGTTTCGTCGCCGTGAAACAGATTTCAAACAAGAAATTCAACCGGGATGTTGAAAACGAGTTCTCCTCCGAGGTTCAGATTTTGGGCTCCATTCGCCACTCGAATATCGTGAAACTTCTGTGTTGTCTTTCGAACCCTAACTCGAAGCTTCTGGTTTACGAGTACATGGAAAATCAGAGTCTCGATAAGTGGTTACAcgggaagaagaggaaaccggaaaTGGAGCTGCGTTTGGAACCTCCACATTTCGTGTTGGACTGGCGGCGGCGGTTGCAGATTGCCATTGACGCCGCCCAGGGGCTTTGTTATATGCATCATGATTGTTCGCCGGTGATTGTGCATCGAGATGTGAAGTCGAGCAATATATTGTTGGATTCGGAATTTAAAGCAAAGATTGCGGATTTTGGATTGGCACAGATCTTGGAGAAGCAAAAACCTGGTGATGATAATATGGCGTCGATCGTTGGCTCATTGGGTTACTTTGCTCCTG AGTACGCATACACAACAAGAATTAACGAGAGAATAGACGTATACAGCTTCGGTGTAGTGCTACTTGAACTAGTAACCGGAAAAGAACCAAACGGAAAAGATGGAGACCTAAACCTAGCCGAATGGGCATGGAAGCACCATGGAGAAAGCGACTCCATGGTTGGAGTCTGTGATCCTGAGATCAAAGACTCCGATACTTACATGGAGGAAATGAGCACCATGTTCAAACTAGGGCTTATTTGCACAAGCACATTGCCTTCCAGTAGGCCATCAATGAAAGATGTTCTTGAGATTCTTAGAAGATGTAATCCAATGGATGAACTCCCTGAAGAAATGAAAGAGGGAAGAGATGAGTTTGATGTTGCACCTCTTCTTAAAAGAGAAAGATCCGTTACTGGGCCCAATGAAAACGAGGGTGTTCTTGTTTCCCAAGTGTGA